A genomic window from Micromonospora ferruginea includes:
- a CDS encoding GlxA family transcriptional regulator: MLRSVAVITLDEVAAFELGVLAEVFGTDRTADGFPGYRFDVCTADGGPVRSRSGFLLTPTADLAPVDDADLVAVPAHSGDTAVPEPVLAALRRAADRGAWLLSVCSGAFVLGRAGLLDGRDCTTHWRHVDELQEQFPTARVRCNSLYVQDGRLLTSAGTAAGIDACLHLVRQEHGSAVATRLARRMVVPPHRDGGQAQYVEAPIPKAPEAPTLEPVLEWLMGHLDRGVTVDELAARAGMAPRTFARRFRAETGTTPHDWLTNQRVLLARRLLEDTRLSVESVADQAGFGDAAALRHHFTRRVGTTPQAYRTTFRERVDA; this comes from the coding sequence ATGCTCCGCTCGGTCGCCGTCATCACCCTCGACGAGGTCGCCGCGTTCGAACTCGGCGTGCTCGCCGAGGTGTTCGGCACCGACCGCACCGCCGACGGCTTCCCCGGCTATCGGTTCGACGTCTGCACCGCCGACGGCGGGCCGGTGCGCAGCCGCTCCGGCTTCCTGCTCACCCCGACCGCCGACCTCGCCCCGGTCGACGACGCCGACCTGGTGGCGGTGCCGGCGCACTCGGGCGACACCGCCGTGCCCGAGCCCGTGCTGGCCGCGCTGCGCCGCGCCGCCGACCGGGGCGCGTGGCTGCTCAGCGTCTGCTCCGGCGCGTTCGTGCTGGGCCGGGCCGGGCTGCTCGACGGGCGCGACTGCACCACGCACTGGCGGCACGTCGACGAACTCCAGGAGCAGTTCCCGACGGCCCGGGTCCGGTGCAACTCGCTCTACGTGCAGGACGGCCGGCTGCTGACCAGCGCCGGCACCGCCGCCGGGATCGACGCCTGCCTGCACCTGGTCCGACAGGAGCACGGCTCGGCCGTGGCCACCCGACTGGCCCGGCGGATGGTCGTCCCGCCGCACCGCGACGGTGGCCAGGCGCAGTACGTCGAGGCGCCCATCCCGAAGGCGCCGGAGGCGCCCACCCTCGAACCGGTGCTGGAGTGGCTGATGGGCCACCTGGACCGCGGCGTGACCGTGGACGAGCTGGCCGCCCGGGCCGGGATGGCCCCGCGTACCTTCGCCCGCCGGTTCCGGGCCGAGACCGGCACCACGCCGCACGACTGGCTGACCAACCAGCGGGTGCTGCTGGCCCGCCGGCTGCTGGAGGACACCAGGCTCAGCGTGGAGAGCGTGGCCGACCAGGCCGGCTTCGGCGACGCGGCCGCGCTGCGGCACCACTTCACCCGGCGGGTCGGCACCACGCCGCAGGCCTATCGGACCACCTTCCGCGAGCGCGTCGACGCCTGA
- the hpt gene encoding hypoxanthine phosphoribosyltransferase has product MSDGSWYDADIDHVIISEAQIREKTAELAKQVSADYAHVEDGLLLVCVLKGAVMFMADFARALGRQGPPAELEFMAVSSYGQGTTSSGVVRILKDLDRDIAGRHVVVVEDIVDSGLTLSWLLRYLESRSAASVEVVALFRKPDAVKVEVPVKYVGFDIPTEFVVGYGLDFGERYRELPYVGVLKPEVYARA; this is encoded by the coding sequence ATGTCTGACGGCTCCTGGTACGACGCCGACATCGACCACGTGATCATCTCCGAGGCGCAGATCCGCGAGAAGACGGCCGAGCTGGCCAAGCAGGTCTCGGCGGACTACGCACACGTCGAGGACGGCCTCCTGCTCGTCTGTGTGCTCAAGGGCGCGGTCATGTTCATGGCCGACTTCGCCCGCGCGCTGGGCCGCCAGGGCCCGCCCGCCGAACTGGAGTTCATGGCCGTCTCGTCGTACGGCCAGGGCACCACCTCGTCCGGTGTGGTCCGCATCCTCAAGGACCTGGACCGCGACATCGCCGGGCGGCACGTGGTGGTCGTCGAGGACATCGTCGACTCCGGCCTGACCCTCTCCTGGCTGCTGCGCTACCTGGAGTCGCGCTCCGCGGCCAGCGTCGAGGTGGTCGCCCTGTTCCGCAAGCCGGACGCGGTCAAGGTCGAGGTGCCGGTGAAGTACGTCGGCTTCGACATCCCGACCGAGTTCGTCGTCGGCTACGGCCTCGACTTCGGCGAGCGCTACCGCGAGCTGCCGTACGTCGGGGTGCTGAAGCCCGAGGTCTACGCGCGGGCCTGA
- the ftsH gene encoding ATP-dependent zinc metalloprotease FtsH, giving the protein MERTRFFRRPVVWIILVILGAVVLSQLFTAGPSYHRVDTSVALDQLNKGGIEKVVFQDKEQTLQLDLKDKAKFGDTTTDKIEAQFPYEVGGQVWNQVREAEAADRITGAVDTKVSSDSIWVSLLVNLLPIALLVLLLLFFMSQMQGGGSRVLNFGKSKAKMITKDTPKTTFADVAGAEEAVEELHEIKDFLQNPAKYQALGAKIPKGVLLFGPPGTGKTLLARAVAGEAGVPFYSISGSDFVEMFVGVGASRVRDLFEQAKSNAPAIVFVDEIDAVGRHRGAGMGGGHDEREQTLNQLLVEMDGFDTKGGVILIAATNRPDILDPALLRPGRFDRQIPVDAPDMEGRKAILRVHAKGKPFTPDVDLDAVARRTPGFSGADLANVINESALLTARKEQRAISNDSLEESIDRVIAGPQRRTRVMSDQEKKITAYHEGGHALVAWALPHAAPVHKVTILSRGRSLGHTLVLPTEDKYTQTRAEMIDTLAYALGGRAAEELVFHEPTTGAGNDIEKATQLARAMITQYGMSSKLGAIKYGTSGDEPFLGRNMGHERDYSDSVAAEIDSEMRALIELAHDEAWEILVEYRDVLDNMVLELMEKETLSTADMARIAARVVKRPPMAPYHGFGKRQPSTEPPVLTQAEKDALQKQATADGISVGGSSNNSDGTH; this is encoded by the coding sequence ATGGAACGTACGCGTTTCTTCCGCCGACCGGTGGTCTGGATCATCCTGGTCATCCTCGGCGCCGTTGTGCTCAGTCAACTGTTCACCGCTGGTCCGAGCTACCACCGGGTGGACACATCCGTTGCGCTCGACCAGCTCAATAAGGGTGGCATCGAGAAGGTCGTCTTCCAGGACAAGGAGCAGACGCTCCAGCTCGACCTGAAGGACAAGGCCAAGTTCGGTGACACCACCACCGACAAGATCGAGGCGCAGTTCCCCTACGAGGTCGGCGGCCAGGTCTGGAACCAGGTCCGCGAGGCTGAGGCGGCGGACCGGATCACCGGTGCGGTCGACACCAAGGTGTCGTCGGACAGCATCTGGGTCAGCCTGCTCGTCAATCTCCTCCCCATCGCGCTGCTCGTGCTCCTGCTGCTGTTCTTCATGTCGCAGATGCAGGGTGGCGGCTCGCGGGTGCTCAACTTCGGCAAGTCCAAGGCGAAGATGATCACCAAGGACACGCCGAAGACCACCTTCGCGGACGTGGCCGGGGCGGAAGAGGCCGTCGAGGAACTGCACGAGATCAAGGACTTCCTGCAGAACCCGGCGAAATACCAGGCCCTGGGCGCCAAGATCCCGAAGGGCGTGCTGCTCTTCGGCCCGCCCGGAACCGGTAAGACGCTGCTCGCCCGGGCCGTGGCCGGCGAGGCCGGGGTGCCGTTCTACTCGATCTCCGGCTCCGACTTCGTGGAGATGTTCGTCGGTGTCGGCGCCAGCCGGGTCCGCGACCTCTTCGAGCAGGCCAAGTCGAACGCCCCGGCGATCGTCTTCGTCGACGAGATCGACGCGGTCGGCCGGCACCGTGGCGCCGGCATGGGCGGCGGCCACGACGAGCGGGAGCAGACCCTCAACCAGCTCCTGGTCGAGATGGACGGCTTCGACACCAAGGGCGGCGTCATCCTGATCGCCGCCACCAACCGGCCGGACATCCTCGACCCGGCGCTGCTGCGCCCGGGCCGGTTCGACCGGCAGATCCCGGTCGACGCCCCCGACATGGAGGGCCGCAAGGCCATCCTCCGGGTGCACGCCAAGGGCAAGCCGTTCACGCCCGACGTCGACCTCGACGCGGTCGCCCGGCGCACCCCGGGCTTCTCCGGCGCCGACCTGGCCAACGTGATCAACGAGTCCGCGCTGCTCACCGCGCGCAAGGAACAGCGGGCGATCAGCAACGACTCGCTCGAGGAGTCGATCGACCGGGTGATCGCCGGTCCGCAGCGCCGGACCAGGGTGATGAGTGACCAGGAGAAGAAGATCACCGCGTACCACGAGGGTGGGCACGCGCTGGTCGCCTGGGCGCTGCCGCACGCCGCGCCGGTGCACAAGGTGACCATCCTGTCCCGTGGCCGGTCGCTGGGTCACACGCTGGTCCTCCCCACCGAGGACAAGTACACCCAGACCCGGGCCGAGATGATCGACACCCTGGCGTACGCGCTGGGCGGCCGGGCGGCCGAGGAACTCGTGTTCCACGAGCCGACCACCGGCGCCGGCAACGACATCGAGAAGGCCACCCAGTTGGCCCGCGCGATGATCACCCAGTACGGCATGAGTTCGAAGCTCGGCGCGATCAAGTACGGCACCAGCGGCGACGAGCCGTTCCTCGGCCGCAACATGGGCCACGAGCGGGACTACTCGGACTCGGTGGCCGCCGAGATCGACAGCGAGATGCGCGCGTTGATCGAACTGGCCCACGACGAGGCCTGGGAGATCCTGGTGGAATATCGGGACGTGCTGGACAACATGGTCCTGGAGTTGATGGAGAAGGAAACCCTCTCCACCGCCGACATGGCCCGGATCGCCGCCCGGGTGGTCAAGCGCCCGCCGATGGCGCCCTACCACGGCTTCGGCAAGCGCCAGCCCTCCACCGAGCCGCCGGTGCTCACCCAGGCCGAGAAGGACGCGCTGCAGAAGCAGGCGACGGCCGACGGCATCTCGGTGGGCGGATCCAGCAACAACTCGGACGGTACCCACTGA